One genomic segment of Coffea arabica cultivar ET-39 chromosome 6e, Coffea Arabica ET-39 HiFi, whole genome shotgun sequence includes these proteins:
- the LOC140009953 gene encoding uncharacterized protein produces the protein MEQPAAGSSIVSEVDAAEEELWEVQGRVGNLSPRGEPQKERMGDLPSSSTALNLEPGCFCSPWCVRVGVLQWPTEEERQGMARVWKWLDRLLLNSAAMQMENTIVVQHLGRDPSDHAPLLLSAATRLDGKLVPFRFLNVWVAKLGFLDVVKESWSTAFTGSPLKTTEQKVLEAEISHDTHLSDELLLNLQKACARLRNALVVEEEFWRQKARVKWLCNGDKNTKFFHAVVTERRRKSVIHRIRKLDGVWVDDESSICNEAVFFFRALFTEDGGRTSSYMLEEIKDVIFSMDAESAAGSDGFAGRFFTAAWEVITEDVLRRFGFSEVWIDMIWRLISNVWFSVIMNGLPHGFFKSTRGLRQGDPISSALFVIGAEVHSRSLNALAEHRRFKLFRIPSGCPMATHLAFVGDVVIFTSSLKASIHSVKKVVNGYCSVSGQ, from the exons ATGGAACAGCCTGCAGCCGGCTCTAGCATTGTTTCGGAAGTAGATGCAGCCGAGGAGGAGCTATGGGAGGTGCAAGGAAGGGTGGGTAACCTTTCTCCGAGGGGTGAACCGCAGAAGGAGCGAATGGGTGACCTGCCATCATCCTCAACGGCTTTGAATCTAGAGCCTGGGTGCTTTTGCAGTCCATGGTGCGTCAGGGTGGGAGTCCTCCAGTGGCCCACTGAAGAAGAGAG GCAAGGAATGGCTAGGGTGTGGAAGTGGTTGGACAGATTGCTGCTCAATTCGGCTGCCATGCAAATGGAGAATACTATTGTCGTGCAACATTTGGGGAGAGATCCATCTGACCATGCCCCTCTTTTGCTTTCGGCGGCGACAAGATTGGATGGTAAGCTGGTGCCATTCAGATTCTTGAATGTTTGGGTTGCGAAGCTAGGTTTTCTGGATGTGGTTAAGGAAAGCTGGTCTACCGCCTTCACGGGTTCGCCTCTCAAA ACGACAGAGCAGAAGGTGCTTGAAGCCGAGATATCACATGATACTCATCTGTCGGACGAGTTGTTATTGAATCTACAGAAGGCCTGTGCTCGATTGAGAAATGCTTTGGTGGTGGAAGAAGAGTTCTGGAGGCAGAAGGCTCGTGTTAAATGGTTATGCAATGGGGATAAGAATACGAAGTTTTTTCATGCCGTAGTGACTGAGAGGAGGAGAAAGTCAGTTATTCATCGAATTAGGAAATTAGATGGTGTCTGGGTAGATGATGAATCAAGTATCTGTAATGAGGCCGTTTTTTTCTTTCGGGCATTGTTTACAGAAGATGGGGGAAGGACGTCGAGTTACATGCTAGAG GAAATTAAGGATGTCATCTTCTCAATGGATGCCGAGAGTGCTGCGGGCTCGGATGGCTTCGCAGGAAGGTTTTTCACAGCTGCCTGGGAGGTGATCACTGAGGAT GTGCTGAGACGGTTTGGGTTTAGCGAGGTGTGGATTGATATGATTTGGCGTCTGATTTCAAACGTCTGGTTTTCCGTGATTATGAATGGTTTGCCACATGGGTTCTTTAAGTCCACACGAGGCCTACGGCAAGGCGATCCAATTTCTTCGGCCTTGTTTGTTATTGGAGCGGAGGTCCATTCTCGGTCCCTGAATGCTCTGGCAGAACATAGGAGATTCAAGCTATTTAGAATACCAAGTGGATGCCCTATGGCCACTCATTTGGCTTTCGTTGGTGATGTCGTGATTTTTACGAGTAGCCTGAAGGCTTCTATACATTCGGTCAAGAAGGTGGTGAATGGATATTGTTCAGTTTCGGGGCAGTAG